Within Halococcus sediminicola, the genomic segment CCGTCGTCACCGGCGCTGAACGCGACCAACCAGCAAGAGCGGACGGTGATCGGCCTGCCAGCACGGAACGGCGAACTCGCCTTCAGCGCGCCGGCACAGGGCAAACGATTTTCGACACAGGCGTTCGTTTCGGGCACCTACGACGTGACGATTCCAAAGGGGATGCGCGTCACCTACGAACCGCTCGCGCACGTCTCGCCCGGCGATTACGAGACGACGCGCACCGAGACGGGCCGGGTGCAGATTCGCTGGGACGACGTTCAGAGCAACGCGGTCTCGGTTCGGTACTACCTCGCGCGCGACCTCTACATTTTCGCCGCCGGGGCCGCCGTGCTCGTGGTGGTCGCGCTCGTCGGCGCGCTCTACTACCTCCGCCAGATTCGTGAACTAGAACGCCGCCGCGAGCAGGCCGGCCCGGACGTCGACACCGGCGAGAACGACGGTCCCGGGCTCTGAACGGTCGACGGGCGACTCGTCACGCTGGCCGGTCAGAATGACCCGGACAGGACCGAACCCGTGACGACCGAACGCCAGAACGACTAATTGATGCCCGCGCGTAGCTGGGCCATGAGCGACAACGCAGCCGCCGGGACCGCCGAGGCGCAGGGACCCGTCGAGATCGACGAGGAACTCGCCCGCCATCTCGAAAACAAACGCGAAGAGCTATGCGAGAAGTTCGGCATCCACGACGAGTTCCCCGACGCAGTCCTCGAAGAGGCCGAAGAGCGGACCGAGGACACCCAACGGGACATCGACGACGAACTCGATTCGCGCGAGGACCTGCGGGAACT encodes:
- a CDS encoding DUF5803 family protein — translated: MNRRRALAGVLLVAFLVLAGCSSILGPDSVDQNALAENETYDWSSDANASINVTGSEYEAVYNVDNQSQFAVHSRDGLGREGPLAISALRFRYPNGTIVGPSSPALNATNQQERTVIGLPARNGELAFSAPAQGKRFSTQAFVSGTYDVTIPKGMRVTYEPLAHVSPGDYETTRTETGRVQIRWDDVQSNAVSVRYYLARDLYIFAAGAAVLVVVALVGALYYLRQIRELERRREQAGPDVDTGENDGPGL